In Populus alba chromosome 1, ASM523922v2, whole genome shotgun sequence, a single window of DNA contains:
- the LOC118063271 gene encoding uncharacterized protein isoform X1, translating to MRMAFLEYQAINTKIKIHSIPSLSLQHTFTVSCLAGFTVKSRQKKIRICKMESLHSFWQLGDELRGQSKVSEDHKWLVAASKLAEQTQAKGERMNNLDLSKGLPEMRPRDKLGFQENKFESFNFNMMNLDSKMTENVNKSSLRNSAYNMNAVYRKNNMNSIGDLTGSKYSGNSLISKEASNHSNININNDNNNAADKRFKTLPATEMLPRNEVLGGYIFVCNNDTMQEDLKRQLFGLPPRYRDSVRAITPGLPLFLYNYTTHQLHGIFEAASFGGSNIDPTAWEDKKCKGESRFPAQVRTRIRKLYKALDEDAFRPVLHHYDGPKFRLELSVPETLDLLDLCEQAGSLA from the exons ATGAGAATGGCATTTTTGGAATACCAagctataaatacaaaaataaaaatccactcgattccatctctctctctccaacaCACATTCACTGTATCGTGTCTGGCGGGTTTCACAGTTAAAAGCagacaaaagaaaataag GATTTGCAAGATGGAAAGCCTGCACAGCTTCTGGCAACTTGGTGATGAGCTTCGAGGACAATCAAAAGTCTCAGAGGATCATAAGTGGTTGGTGGCTGCGTCTAAATTGGCTGAGCAAACCCAGGCAAAGGGTGAGCGAATGAATAACCTGGACCTTTCAAAGGGCCTTCCAGAAATGCGGCCAAGGGATAAGCTTGGgttccaagaaaataaatttgaaagtttcaatTTCAACATGATGAACTTGGACTCCAAGATGACAGAAAATGTGAACAAAAGTTCCTTGAGGAACAGTGCTTACAACATGAATGCAGTGTACCGGAAAAACAACATGAACAGCATTGGAGATCTGACTGGAAGCAAGTACAGTGGCAACAGCCTTATTAGCAAAGAGGCCAGTAACCACagcaatattaatattaacaacgACAACAACAATGCAGCTGACAAAAGGTTTAAGACCTTGCCTGCCACAGAGATGCTCCCAAGGAATGAGGTGCTTGGAGGATACATCTTTGTCTGTAACAATGACACCATGCAGGAAGATTTGAAGCGTCAGCTTTTTG GTTTACCACCAAGATATAGGGATTCTGTCCGGGCAATAACACCTGGCTTACCTCTCTTCCTCTATAATTACACCACTCACCAGCTGCATGGCATTTTTGAG GCAGCAAGTTTTGGGGGATCCAACATTGACCCAACTGCGTGGGAAGACAAAAAGTGTAAAGGAGAGTCAAGGTTTCCTGCCCAG GTGAGGACCCGAATTAGAAAACTCTACAAGGCATTGGATGAAGATGCTTTTAGGCCGGTTTTGCATCATTATGACGGTCCCAAATTTCGCCTTGAGCTCTCAGTTCCTGAG ACTCTGGATCTATTAGACCTTTGTGAACAAGCAGGCTCTCTGGCTTAA
- the LOC118063298 gene encoding transcription and mRNA export factor ENY2, producing MRNSVNRPPTPDDTAEEEEEKQPSLHETINIKLIESGEKERLTELLRERLIECGWKDEMKALCRAFIKKKGRNNVTVDDLVHVITPKGRVSIPDSVKAELLQRIRSFLVQAAV from the exons AT GAGGAATTCAGTGAATCGGCCACCAACACCAGATGATACagcggaggaggaggaggagaaacaaCCGAGCCTTCATGAAACAATTAATATTAag TTAATTGAGAGTGGAGAGAAGGAAAGATTAACGGAGCTTTTAAGAGAAAGGCTTATTGAGTGTGGATGGAAAGATGAAATGAAAGCTCTTTGCAG GGCATttataaagaagaaaggaaggaaCAATGTTACTGTGGATGACCTTGTACATGTAATTACACCCAAGGGCAGAG TCTCGATTCCTGATTCTGTAAAGGCCGAGCTGTTGCAGAGAATCCGTTCTTTTCTCGTTCAAGCTGCTGTTTGA
- the LOC118063271 gene encoding B2 protein isoform X2: MESLHSFWQLGDELRGQSKVSEDHKWLVAASKLAEQTQAKGERMNNLDLSKGLPEMRPRDKLGFQENKFESFNFNMMNLDSKMTENVNKSSLRNSAYNMNAVYRKNNMNSIGDLTGSKYSGNSLISKEASNHSNININNDNNNAADKRFKTLPATEMLPRNEVLGGYIFVCNNDTMQEDLKRQLFGLPPRYRDSVRAITPGLPLFLYNYTTHQLHGIFEAASFGGSNIDPTAWEDKKCKGESRFPAQVRTRIRKLYKALDEDAFRPVLHHYDGPKFRLELSVPETLDLLDLCEQAGSLA; the protein is encoded by the exons ATGGAAAGCCTGCACAGCTTCTGGCAACTTGGTGATGAGCTTCGAGGACAATCAAAAGTCTCAGAGGATCATAAGTGGTTGGTGGCTGCGTCTAAATTGGCTGAGCAAACCCAGGCAAAGGGTGAGCGAATGAATAACCTGGACCTTTCAAAGGGCCTTCCAGAAATGCGGCCAAGGGATAAGCTTGGgttccaagaaaataaatttgaaagtttcaatTTCAACATGATGAACTTGGACTCCAAGATGACAGAAAATGTGAACAAAAGTTCCTTGAGGAACAGTGCTTACAACATGAATGCAGTGTACCGGAAAAACAACATGAACAGCATTGGAGATCTGACTGGAAGCAAGTACAGTGGCAACAGCCTTATTAGCAAAGAGGCCAGTAACCACagcaatattaatattaacaacgACAACAACAATGCAGCTGACAAAAGGTTTAAGACCTTGCCTGCCACAGAGATGCTCCCAAGGAATGAGGTGCTTGGAGGATACATCTTTGTCTGTAACAATGACACCATGCAGGAAGATTTGAAGCGTCAGCTTTTTG GTTTACCACCAAGATATAGGGATTCTGTCCGGGCAATAACACCTGGCTTACCTCTCTTCCTCTATAATTACACCACTCACCAGCTGCATGGCATTTTTGAG GCAGCAAGTTTTGGGGGATCCAACATTGACCCAACTGCGTGGGAAGACAAAAAGTGTAAAGGAGAGTCAAGGTTTCCTGCCCAG GTGAGGACCCGAATTAGAAAACTCTACAAGGCATTGGATGAAGATGCTTTTAGGCCGGTTTTGCATCATTATGACGGTCCCAAATTTCGCCTTGAGCTCTCAGTTCCTGAG ACTCTGGATCTATTAGACCTTTGTGAACAAGCAGGCTCTCTGGCTTAA